The stretch of DNA tttaagtttgacggtagatttcagttgtcctggttatttcgttcacacttttactttgtcacaattataatttgcatgagttatgttacgggtctcattaccatcccccctagactgtcgggccaaaagggattcgtaacatttGTCCATAATATTCTGAACCCGTTCTCTCATTATATTCTAGTGAGTCTGTCAAGAAAACTAAAAGGTACaccgtatttaaagggatggcttaagatacactacatgaccaaaggtatgaggatacctgcttgtcgaacatctcattccaaatcatGGGCACTGATATGAGACTGgaggctgctataacagcctccactcttctaagAAGGctgtccactagatgttggaacattgctgcggggacttgcttccattcagccacaagagcattcgtgaggtcgggcactgatgttggggcgATCAGGCCTGGCTCGCGGTCGATGTTCTAATTCATCcccaaggtgttcgatggggttgaggtcagggctctgtgcaggccagagAAGTTCTTCAACACTGATttcaacaaacaatttctgtatggacctcgctttgtgcacatggGCATTGTGACAATGCTTagctgaaactaaggggcctaggctGAACCatggaaaaacagccccagaccattattcttcctccaccaatccttaacagttggcactatgcattcaggcaggtatcgttctcctggcatcccccaaacccagattagtccgtcggattgccagatggcgaagcgtgattcatcactctagagaacgtgtttccactgctccggagtccaatggcggctagctttataccactccagccgacacttggcattgcgcatggtgatcttaggcttgtgaggCTGCTCGgtcatagaaacccatttcataaagctcccgacgaacagtgcCTCTGGcattgtttccagaggcagtttggaactctgtagtgagtgttgcaaccgaggacagatgatttttacacgttaCGCGCTTCaacactcggtggtcccgttctgtgagcttgtgtggtcttcCACTTCcctgctgagccgttgttgctcctagatgtttccacttcacaatagcagcactttcggttgaccggggcagctctagcagggaagaaatttgacgaCTTGACTTGTGCCACATTGAAAGACGGtgacacattgaaagtcactgagttcttcagtaaggccattctactgccaatgtttttctTTGAAGATTGCATGCCTGTGTGCTCGATCTAatgcacctgtcagcaacgggtgtggctgaaatagccaaatccactaatttgaaggtgtgtccacagaCTTTTCTATATACATATAGTGTAAATGTACTTAAAACCCTATTGAATAAAAACTCCTCAAACAtttgttggccagcaagtgggatgGTTTTCAGTGGTTGAATTAAATATATAGCGCACGGTACAGTAGCTACACCTGCAGAGCACGTTATGTGACTGAATAAGGttagtctgaataccaactactgagaaatGTGCAGGTCGGAAAGGATTGcgaggcggaggggcaggtttcgggacgagagccagacccggtcccccggggcctcactgcggtgaagGTCTGCGCCAACTTTTTGGAGCAGCACGGGCGCTGAAGGTGGACATGGGCAGCGTCCCATGTTTCCTCCGCGCACTGGAACCAGTCGTCCACTGCAGGAgtctcggtctgactctgatgccaaggagccagaactgGCTGATACGCCAGTACACattggaagggagagagattagtggaggagtggcggagagagttctgggccatctctacCTAGGGCACGAACGCTGCCCACTCCTCCGGCCGGTCCTAGCAATAAGACCTCGGAAACcgacccacatcctggttaactttctccacctgcccatgactctcggggtgaaaacctgaggtaaggctgaccgagacccccagatgttccatgaacgccctccagaccctcgacGTGAACTCggtcagacactatatcctcaggtaccccgtagtgccggaagacgtgtgtaaacagagcctccacagtctgtagggagaccgggcaaagggaggagatgacaggacttagaaaaacgatccacaacgaccaggatcgtggtgttaccctgtgaaggaGGAAGTCAGGAAATCTaccgacaggtgtgaccacggccgttgtgaaacgggtaagggttgtaacttacctctgggcaggtgcctaggagccttacactgagcgcacaccgagcaggaggaaacataaaccctcacatccttagccaaagttggccaccagtacttcccactaagagagcgcaccgtccgaccgatcccaggatgaccagaggagggtgacgtgtgggctcAATAGATCAGCCGGTCACGGACAGTagacggaacgtacagatgcccagctggacactggaggggagcgggctctgcacgtaaTGCCTGCtgaatgtccgcgtccagctcccacactaccagCGCCACCAGACAAGAGgcggggagtatgggagtgggatccatgggccgctccctcgtgtcatacagccgggacaatgcgtctgccttaacgttctgagagcctggtctgtaagagagGGTAATCACGAaacgagtgaaaaacatggcccacctggcgagggttcagtctcctcgccgcccggatgtactccagattgcggtggtcagtccagaagaggaaagggtgtttagccccctcaagccaatgtctccacgccttcaaggctttgacgacagccaacagcttccggtcccccacatcatagtttcactccgccgggctgagcttcttcgagaagaaggcacaggggcggagcttcggtgacGTAcctgagcgctgagagagcaccgcTCCTATCCCAGCCCTGGAcggtccacctccactatgaacgtcaaagagggatccggatgggccagtaCGGGAGCCGAGATAAagagagccctcaggtgactaaaagccctgttcacctcagctgaccactgcaagtgcaccgggccccccttcagcagtgaggtaatgggagccgccacctgaccaaaaccccggataaacctccggtagtagttggcaaaccctaagaaccgctgcacctcctttaccgtggtgggagtctgccaattacgcacggctgcaatgcggtcactctccatctccacccctgaggtggatatgcgataccctaggaaggagacggactgttggaagaacaggcatttctcagccttgacgtaaaggtcatgctccaacaggcgaccaatcACTCtgtgcaccagggacacatgctcagcgcgtgtagcggagtatatcaaaatgtcatcaatatacaccactacaccctgcccgtgcaggtccctgaaaatgttgtctacaaaggcttggaagactaaTGGCACATTCATCAACCCAtgcggcatgacgaggtactcatagtgcccagaggtggtactgaaagccgtcttccactcgtctccctctcggatacgcaccaggttgtaagcgttcctaagatctagtttggtgaagaagcacgtcccgtgcattgactctatcgctgtggctatgagcggtagcgggtaactatacctcacagtgatctgattcaGACCCGATAGTCTATACACGGGTGTAGACCTCCCACCTTCTTCTTCGCAAAAAATAACCTCGACGAGcagggtgaagtggaggaccgaatgtaccccagacgcagggattcggagacatatgtttccatagcctccgtctccgcCTGTGAGAGGAGAtgcacgtgactcctgggaagtgcagcgtctaccaggagatctatcacACAATCgccccgtcgatgaggtggtaattgagtcgccttctttttggagaaggcgagagccaactCGGCATATTCatggggaatgcgcacggtggagacctggtctggactttccaccatagtagcaccaacggaaacccctaaacacctacctgagcactctcgaaccaccccgtgagagccctctgtggccaagaaacggtggggttatgacaagctaaccagggtaggcccagcagcATGGGAAATGCAGGAGAGTCAAGGAAGAGACTAATTATCTCCGTATGACCTCCCTGCATCACCATGCCCAAAAGAGCGGTGAcctccctaatcaaccctgaTCCTAACGGTCGACGGGGAACGGGGAAGGGCACATCCACGGGAACAATGTGGATCCCTAAACTATAGGCtatcaataaaattcccagctgcgcctgaatcgacgagctCCTTCTGCTGGGAATGTGGGGAAAACTCAGGGAACGTAACAGacaaacatatgtgcaacagagggctctgggtgagaatggtgccggctcacctggggtgacgccagagcgccctgcctgctgccttgattcccagaggaaccaacctggCACCGActggcagtgtgacctctgcggccacagatggtttATTAGCGGGAACCCCCTTCAGTCTCCCTGCGCCctgcccctcccagctccatgggtatcggagagggggtgcgggaggatggaaccaCCAGACCCCGATCTGAACAACCGCgagtagccagcaggttgtccagccggatggacaggtccaccagatGGTCAaacgtgagggtggtgtctctgcaggccagctcccgacAGACGTCCTTCTGCAGACTGCAgtggtaatggtcgatcagggcccagATGTTCCATCCCGCGCCGGCAGCCAAGGTCATAAACTCCAGGGtgaactcctgggcgctcctcgtctcctgcctcagatggctCTACCCTCGGGCGTGTGGTCGAAGACTGCCCGaaaacggcgggtgaactcctcaaactggtccaacgccacatctccctctctccacacggcgttgacccactccagggctctcccggtgaggcacgagacgagggcggAAACCCTCTCACGGTCCGATAGAGCCGGGTGGACGGTGGCCAGATAGAGGTCTAATTGCAACAAGAACCCCTGGCAGTTCGCAGCCCTCCCGTCGTACTCCTGGGGCAAGGAAAGACTGATCCCACTGGGTTCATGCGGGAAAGGGGCACTCAGGAGAAACACCTGTTGTGCTAGTGGAGGCGCTGGAAAAACTCCCTGTCTCACCCAGCGGTCCATTGTCTGGACAACATGATCCATGACAGCGCCAAGATGGTGAAGCATACCTGCATGCTCCTGGACGCGCTCCACCACCTCAATGGCCAGGGTACCTtttcctgctgactccatagttAAGGTCGGAGATTCTGTAATCGGCGGGATGCATGACACCTTGATGCACTTGGCAAGGTAACAAAGGGTGGTATGTAAagaaactgtttttttttcttctgtagaATGTTTCTTTGAGACCATCAGGCGATGtcctatatttttttttaaagggggtgTCCCCTAAACAAGCTGGGAACTAGACATAATCTACAGAACGGCATATGTtttaagtaactgtccagtgaaaatctcactttaaAAGTTCATTTTCCATTAACTCATagccaaataatgttgttgactcatcctatactcgtatttgtggccaaagcataaattgtaggggaaaaaaacacttcaaaaacCCAACGTCAAACATCGCAAAGagaccatttaaaaaatgcttgctatttcctcatagaatATGATGCcatggccaatcagcggtctagagcaggatgagctggccaatcagaggTCTACTTGCTTGAATATTTGTAATGACcggtatacgcccacaccatctgttgttggggtacacctacaccattccaacacagaacaGTTGCTTTTTAACATACTTTAAAATGTTGGAAGGAAAACTATCTCACTCATTTTCGAAGTAATTATAGGTCATATATCATAAATCTGAAACCACTGGACAGCTACTTTAAAGGTAATTGGAGACAGGAATTGTTCTTACGACATTCCCATGAAacatgtctagaacattaatatcttatattctgagaacatggcaaccatgttctgtaAATATTTGGTGGGACATTGATGGAATATTGtcctaaccctcagaaaactggacacatgaatgtttttgcaatgttccaatgaaacgtgtctagaacattaatattggatattctgagaacatggcaaccacgTTCTGGGTAAGTTCTGTTTGACATTTAGGGAATGTTCTCCTAACTCTAATGCCAAAACATTCTAAATAGGTTCTCAGGAGATTTTTGCTCACATACTTAGATGGTTCCCCTAACTAacagaaaactggacactcaaacatCTGGGGAACATTGCGGGTAACATTACAAAAACTTTCTCTCCTTAGAATTGTCACCTGCGCTAACACCAAAGAGCTCCCTTAATTACTACTCACAGGTTTTAACTCGTGGTAATCTTCAAAGAAAAGAGAAACCTACACACTGCTTTTGCTAGTATCACTTATTTTTATTCAAGCTTACATGTCGGCCTCTTGGTTTTTGTCAGATCCTTTTTTTTGTAATCAAAAGGATGCTCATTGCTCATCATGctataatgacagactaaatcaTATTACTGAGTGTGTAACTGAGAAATCTTTGGTTAGCGGTGCACACAAATGTTTCCGATTAACATCTCAATTTGGAAGTTACAGTTGCTCAACTCAAAACGGCTAATATTTGTAAGTGGTGAATGACATTCCTTTATCCTAGCTCACCATGGCCAGTGTGCAGTCTCTTATTAATGTTTAACCAGTCACTTGTTAATGTTTTACTGCTGATGTCAAAGACTTATTGTATCCCTCCCATCTACAGCATCATGCACTACCGGTCCAAAGTTCACAAGGAGTGGGGTTTTTACAGAAACTCAGATAgacaatacaaacacacactggcgGAACACATTCAGTGTAGCTTGGAAGATTTGAAAGAAGCAGAACAACACAAAAACAATTACCCTCTCTTATTCATTAGAGAATATTGTGACAATGGGGGCATACTAAACAGACAAATAACTGTAGTCTGGAGGCTTCGTAGGTTATTTCTCAGGTACCCTATTCTGACTATGGTTTGGTGTTTATCACCAAAGGAAACCATGCCAACCTCTAGTGTTAATCATAACACCATAATCGATTTGACATAAATGACGCCATTCAAAGTCCCCCAGCCGTGTTGGGTGAAGAATAGGTGTCCAATTATAGCCTTTGCTTTACTATGACTCACAGTACACTATTACACCCACACAAAACCACTCCTCCCACCTAGTATGTATTCTATTCCCCCGTACATCACCAGGTAGAGAGAAAAAAAGGTGAGTGGACAAGACGATTGTTTTCATCAGAAAAGACCCTTTGTGGAATTCTAAGAGTTTGTTTTACAACTTTATACCTAACTGAAAGAACCCTGTTTTTCTTTTGGAATGTTCAAGGCTCTCATCGTCCAAGGGTCTCAAACCTATTGGCTGCACAGTTCTTAAGACAAGTCAAACAGTACGTGGCAGATAGGATGTGTACAGGTAAATGCTCCCGGTGTATCGGGGTGACGCTATACCCACTGGCAGTCATCTCAATCATCTGTAACATCATACTGTTCTTCCCGGGTTGGGAGACCAGTTACGCCAAAGACGGATACATCACAGAAGAGGTGAAGTACATGGGAGGACTGGTTGGAGGGGGACTAATGGTAAGTTCTTTCTTCTTAAATAATGAATGGTGTTTAATTTAATTATGCAACATTTTTTAAAGTGCAAGCCATTGGGAAATCCCCCATAACCATTCATATGAGAATGTCAGAGAAATGTCATATGGACTTTGTTTTGTGTATTGATGAAACCCTTGTTAGGTTCCACATGATTCACAAGTATATGTATAATGGGGAGTCACCCATGAGTTGACACAGTTAAGTTATCCAAGGGGGCCAGTGATTCAAATATGGTTTGCATGTTTGAGTGTTTTCTACTAGTTTTTAGATTTTTACATGGTTAGGGACAAACTACAGTGTGATATGTAAGTAATCTGGTGAATCATGCTGCTTTATTTGCCAAGAAGCTCACCACAGCCCTTATCAAAGTGCACATTTGCTGGACCTTCCTACTACTGCCTCATTCATTCAAGAACAAGAGCAACAAAATAATTCacacacaaaaataaaaacattcaacCATTCTCACATTCAACCACTTGTATTGCCTTGTTCAAATGCAAATAGTTGTTATTGTCAAAtgttgattttttaaatttagcCTTTACTTAACCAGGATAAAAGTCCTTGAGGTTACATGCATGGTACTGATTTCCTTGCCCATTCCCTTTCCAGGTGTTGGTCCCAGCATTGTACATCCATGTTACTGGACAGCAGGGATGCTGTGCCAACCGCTGCGGGGTAAGTCCTCTTTACAGGCAAGAAAACACTGGAGAAGTCTATAAGAATGATAACTGGTGAACTCTAAAAGACTAGAAAACTCTAAAAAGAAGAACAGGGAATTGAAAGATTACTTTCGAAATATTACAAAAGGATCAGAGCTACAGATGCagagatacagatagacagagacagatagacagagacagatacagagagagtaaggtagatagagagacagagcaagagagaaagaaagaaaggaaggaatCATACATGATAGGATGCAAAGAAAACAGGAAATACTAAATAAGATAGTCATCATAATTTTTTTGCACTTTGAAATTAACATGTATTATTTGTTATTGTAATTCTGTGTTTTTTTAATTATAACTTTATTTAAGAACCTGTAATAATGCTGAAAGACCAATATATTAAAACTGAACTAATCTTGTTTCCACAGATGTTCCTCTCCATTGCCTTTGCTGCGGTCGGGGTTGCTGGCGCCCTCTACAGTTTCATAGTGGCAATGCTTGGCCTGATTAATGGGCCCTACTGTAGAGTGCTGTTGCTCTGGACAACTCCCTTCAAAGACAGGTTAGTGTCTTCATagatcaaacacacactcattaacttacacaagcacgcacgcacacacacatacacacacacacacacacacaaccaccactATGCTTATAATGAATTACAACCCTCTCTGGCTTTCCCCATTAGAGAGGACAGTTACCTGAACAACCGTGATCTGTGGGGATTGTGCACAGCGCCTAAAAACGTGGTGGAGTTTAACATTGGGCTGTTTGCCATCCTGCTGGTGACAAGCTCTCTGCAGCTGGTGCTCTGTTGCACCCAGATGATCAACGGGCTCTTTGGATGCCTCTGTGGAACCTGCACCAACAAAGGGGTATGGAAGGGGAGGGGTCCCTTACACCTGTTTGTGAGACAGTTATCATTGGATTTAATAGAAATATTTTCTTCAATTAAgtacatttttaaatgtaatgttaTTGATGTGATGTAAATCCTTAAAATGTATCAGCTATAGCCTACACTGCTGAAAAGTTATACGCTATAGGAAAAGGAGTCCAATTAACTCTTATAGTATTGTCTTCTAGAGAGCTGAATAGTCCTTCACTGTGGGGAAAGTTTCCTTATTAAATTTGTTTCGCTGTGGGGAAAGTTTCCTTATTAAATTTGTTTCGCTGTGGGGAAAGTTTCCTTATTAAATTTGTTTCGCTGTGGGGAAAGTTTCCTTATTAAATTTGTTTCGCTGTGGGGAAAGTTTCCTTATTAAATTTGTTTCGCTGTGGGGAAAGTTTCCTTATTAAATTGTTAATCTTGTCCCAAGCAGGTTATTTAATGGAAGGAAGACTCTTACTCTACTCTCCATCCATGGTGGATTGACTGGCGCCTCTAAGTGGACCAAGAGAGACATTGGCTTCAATATGTTTGCAATGTGATGTACAACATTCTCCCTTATTTTAATGTTTGCAATGTGATGCACAACATTCTCCCTTATTTTAATGTTTGCAATGTGATATCCCTTCTAAATTAGCATtttagccatttagcagacactcttcttCAGAGTGACTACAGttagtgaattcaactaaggcaGGTAAGACAACCGCATATCAGCCGTACACCAAATTACCATTTGTCAGTATAGTTAGATGCAAATGTATAAAGTGtttaaatgtgtttttaacaAAAATAACGCCTTGTCCGATACATGGATTGGT from Oncorhynchus kisutch isolate 150728-3 linkage group LG28, Okis_V2, whole genome shotgun sequence encodes:
- the tm4sf21a gene encoding transmembrane 4 L6 family member 5: MCTGKCSRCIGVTLYPLAVISIICNIILFFPGWETSYAKDGYITEEVKYMGGLVGGGLMVLVPALYIHVTGQQGCCANRCGMFLSIAFAAVGVAGALYSFIVAMLGLINGPYCRVLLLWTTPFKDREDSYLNNRDLWGLCTAPKNVVEFNIGLFAILLVTSSLQLVLCCTQMINGLFGCLCGTCTNKGVI